ACCGTAACCGAGGTAATGGTGAATATCTGGATTATCATCCCCATAGGGGTCATCGGGGTATTGTTTTTTATCTTCGGGGATACGGTACCATGGGCGTATGGCAACCACAAAGTTGTCACCGATGGTCCAGATGCTGTTGAGGATGATACGGTTCCAGCTTCTGGACTTGATACCGCTTTGGCCGTTGGACTGATGATTCAGGGAAAGTACCAGTTGGGAAAGACGGATGCTGCCCATCTGTTGATTAAGGGTGTATGAAAGAAGCACCTCAGGTTCATGGTTGGTTTCCCGGAAGGGGCTGGAGGCATTTTTGTTGTAGGCCTGCCACCATGACCGGTTTGTATAGGCAAAGGCCAGATTCCCCCGTTCGTCCCAGAAATTACGGAAAATATAGGTTTTCAGGCTTAGCTGGAAATGAACTTCGGATTTTTCCACATCCGTTCCGGGTTCCGCAAAGATCCCGTTGGGAGAACTGTTCCATGTGAATGGAAGCAGATAGTTGGGCTTATGGGGGGTGATGGAAAAGGGGTTGGAGGTGGTTTTCATCTCCTGTTTTCGCCTCTGATCCAGAACATTGGCAGGCGACGGTATGGCAGTGTTCAGCTCTTCAGTGTTATGGGGCAGTATGTCTGCGGTGGCAGAAAAGGTGATTGTCCAGATCAAAAGAAAAGAAAAGAAAAGATGCTTCAAATTTTGCATGTTTATTCCTGAGGGTGAAAAGATTTTTAAACCTGTTCGGGTGCTGTTTTTCTGAATACCTGCGCAATGATAAGGTTATCTGCTCTTAATGGCAGAAGGGTCAGTTTCTTTGCTGCAGTGGAAAGTACAGTTCAAAGAGGCTTCCCTGTCCTGGAGTGCTTTCAATGCGGATGAAACCTTTGTGGGCTCTGATCATGCCCAGCACGGCGGCAAGGCCCATTCCTCTTCCAATTATGTGTGTTGAAAAAAATGGGTCAAAAATATTCTCAATGTTATTTTCAGAAATGCCTTTACCAGTATCTTGGATTTCCATACAGGCATAATTCATTTTTCCAGGAAGCAGATCAAGGGGAAAACGATTTTTCCCAGAGATATCCGGTCCTGATTTCATGGCAGTTCTTATGTGCATGGTACCATTTCCGTCCATGGCTTCACAGGCATTGATAAAAAGCTCGCTTAGTATCTGCTGAATCCCGTAGCAGTCTCCCATAATGGGAAGAGCTTGCTGGAGAAATACCGTTTCCATCTGGATATTTTCTGGCATGGAGCCTTTAAATTCTGTGAGAAAACGCCTGCAGCATTTATTTAAATCCATTTGGGTGTGATTGTTCTGGGTTTTTCCTGTGTAGGTCAGAATCATCCGGCTGAAGTGGGAGGCTTTTTCCACGGAAGCCATGGCCGACTCTATGGATTCAAGGGCCTTAGGATTGTTTTTGGAATAAACCGCTGCCAGCTCAAGGTTGCCCAGAACGGAATGGAGGTGGTTATTGAATTTATGAGCAATGGCGCCAGCCATACGCACAAGCCCTTCGGCTTTGAAAAGCTGACGGTTCAGGGCAGCACTTTTTTTGAGTTTTTTTCTGGCATGAAAGAGACTCAGGTGGGTGTGGATGCGGGCCAGCACTTCTGCCTCGTGAAAGGGCTTTGTGATGTAATCCACAGCACCAGCACTGAAGGCTTTTAGCTTATCTTCCAGAGCATCCAGCGCTGTGATGAAAATCAGGGGAATTTCCTCGTTGGCAGAATCGGAGCGGATACGTCTGCAAACCTCAAAACCATCCATTTCCGGCATCATGATATCCATGAGAATAAGAGCCGGTGGCCTGGCTGCAATGGCCTTCAGTGCCATGGGACCGCTGCTTACAGGTCTGGCTTCATAACCCTTGGTTTTCAAAATGGCTGTGAGTACGCGCAGATTGTCCGTATTGTCATCCACAATAAGAATGTCGCTGGGTTGTGCCATGGAGGTCCTTTCATGAAGACATTCTGGATTTAAGAAGAAAAAGCATGCGTTCATAATCAAAGTTTTCGGCCATATTTTCAAGTTCTCTGCCAAAGTTTCTGTCATGCTGTTCCAGATGAAAGATCAGATGCTGAATGTGGTCGAATTCGGCTTTTTCTATGGCGCTTTCAAGGGTGTGAAGGAGAGTTTCCGGTATTCTGGGCTGTATTGTATTGTCCTGCAGGATTTTCGCCGGAAGCGGATCTGTCTGTGACCGTAACGGTGAAGCTTCCGGTGTATGGGCTTCTACGTGACAGGGAATCAGGGGCAGGTGGAAGGAAAAGGTGCTGCCCTTTTCCTTTTCGCTGTGAACTTCAAATTCCCCTTGCATCAGTCCGATAAGGTTGTGGCAGATGGAAAGGCCAAGGCCTGCTCCTCCTGCATTCCTTTCGATATCCTTCAGGCGGTTGAATGGTTTAAACAGGGAGGGTATTTCTTCCTCTGTAATGCCGCAGCCTGTATCCTCAACGCAAAATAAAATGTGGTGGGGGTATTTTCTGTCCGGTTTAATGGATAAAGAGACATGACCGCTTCGGGTACTTTTGATGGCATTGTCCAGAAGGTTGATCAGCACCTGACTCAGCCGCAGACGGTCCATAATTATATAGCGTGGGAGGGCAGGGCTGCGGCATGCTTCCAGCTTCAGCCCCTTCTCCCGGGCCTTTGGTAGAAACATGGTTTCCATATCCGATATGAGGCAATCAAGGTCTGTCTTACCTTCACTGAGCTGTACCCGGCCTGTTTCCAGCCCCACCGTTGTAAGTACCTGATTGATGAGGTTCAGCAGATGTTCTCCGTTGCGGAGTATGGAGGCGAGCTGCTGATGCTCATTGACGGAACGGGTTTGTCTGAGTGCAAGGCGGGAAAAACCGATTATGGCATTTAAAGGCGTTCTGAATTCATGACTCATGCTGGCAAGGAAAAGTCCCTTGGCTTTGCTGGCAGATTCTGCTTCATCTTTGGCTTCGGAAAGCTCTTCTAACTTCTGTTTCAGAGTTTCATGCATGGCTTTAAGGTCTGCTGAGGTTTCATTTATGGCCATGCTGATCTCATTGAGCTCATCTTTTCCCGTAACGGGGATTTCTGCGGGAAAATTTCCTCTGCCAACCTCAAACATGGCATCCTTCCAGATTTTGAGATAGCGGTTCAACTGACTGAGAAAAAGGGTAAGGATGATACAGGCGACAAGGGAGATGGAAAAACTTAGCAGTATAATATTCTTCATGGTGTTGCGGGTCTGAGTTCTGATTTCCACCTCTACCATGGAAATAAGGTCTGAAAGTTTGGTTTCAAATTCCGCAGCCAGAAACAATGCCGCAGCATCCACACTTTTTTTGGCTTCCAGAACGCCATAGTCTTTTGAGTCAAGAACCTGATAGATGAGACCGTCTCTGGAATATTCTTTTCGGGTGAGAAGAACACCAAGGTCATGGTCCGCCCGGTCCAGCCACTGGCGGGTGCTTTGCCAGAAAGCCATGAGGCTTTCCGGTGTGGCCCGAAGAGCCTCGGTTTTCAGCAGGCTGCGGAGGTGGGTCGAATAATGAAGGTCTTTGAGCCTGCTGTCCAGTATCTGACCTGCTTCCTGCCATGCCGTATAACTGATATCTAAGGTTTCTGTTACCAGAAGTTCTGTTGTGAGGCCTCTCAAGTCCATTAGTGCTGTCATGGCTTGTGTGCATACGGCTTCTGCTTTTTTGAGGTGTTGGGTCTTGAAAAGAAAATAGGATGAAAACCCGGAAATACCCATGAATCCGGATATGACAATGCCAAGGATAAGAAAGAGGCGTGTTTTGAGTTTCATGGTACAGCCTCACTCTCCGGGCGCTTGTTTCTGTAAGAGATGTAGCTGTTCAAGGGTTTCTTCGAGATTGTCAGGGTTCATCATGAAGCGGGCGAGAATATCCGTAACGGGTTGCAGAATTTCACCGGGAGCTGTTTCCCAGAAGCGTGGCAGAACCATGGGCTTTTGATTATCAAGCTGTTTAAGAAACTTTTGCCTGAATTCGGGAAGGTGGCTTGTGTCCACATGGCTGTTGGCGGAAAATGTGTTCAGGGCCTTTGAAAATTCAAGGCTGCCTTCAGGACCCATCCACCAGTCTGCAATTATCGTGGCCTTATCTCTCTGTGGATTGTTGGCGGCAACAAAAATGGCACCGGTTTCCATCATGAGGGAGACTCTGGCATCCGGGTTGTGGGACGGCAGAATAAAGACACCGATATTTTCTTCGGCTACGCCCTGGGCCATGAGAATGGCAGAAGGATACCAGGAACCGCAGAGCACCATGCCAAAGGCTTCTTCCTTCCAGAGGTGACCACCATTGGTGAACATGCGGGTGGAAGTAGAGGTAAAATATTCTTTTTTAATCATGTCCTGCCAGATGGTCATGGCTTTTCTGACCTTTTGATCCTTAAAACAGTTTCTGCAGAATTGCAGATAATAATCCGGATCTTCACCCATGAGGAGCTGGGAAAACCATATGGTAGCATACCAGGAATGCTGCAGGGAGGATAGAATCGGGGTGATGCCGTTTTTTTTGAGGGTTTCACAGATTTTGATGAAATCTTCCCAGGTTTCGGGTATTTCAAGGTCAAGTCTTTCAAATATTTTTTTATTGTACCAGATGGGCCAGTACTCGATGCTGTAGGGAAAACCATATACCTTGTTTTCATGGGTATAGCTTTGGCGTATGGACGGCGGATAATACTCTGCATGGCGCTCCCACAATTCTGAGAGGTCTGTCACCAGATTTTTTTCCACAAGATCTCTGACCCTGTCTCCATGCCACCAGCTAAAAAGCGCCGGGGCTTCCCTTGTGGGCAGGTTGGCCACTGTTCGGCTGATAAAAAGATCTGTAGTATGGGATGATACAGCCGTAAAACGGATTCCCGTTGCTTTTTCTGCTTTTTTGGCCTGGGACTCAAAAGCCCTGTGAAATTTTGGCAGCGTTCCCTTGTCGTGGGTGAGCAGGAGAGGTGGGAGATCTTCCTGTTCAGGGGATTTCAAAAAAAAAGCAAAGGAGAAGACGATGAAGGTAAGGATTATGAATGTGGTAATTCGTATCATTTTATACACCAGAAGCTCCTTTGGCTATTGAATGATTATTTATATTTAGGGTAGTTTGCCTTTAACTTGCAAGTTTTTTTGTCATTTTGACAGGCCTGATGCTTTAAAAAAGAGCTTTGTTGTTCATTTTGTCTGTCCGCATTGATGCTTTGACCTGAATATTCTGATACGGTAAAATTTATTTTAAGCTTGCCCATTGCATGCCTGAATGAATAAAAGACCCAAGAGTATAATAGAGACAATGGAGAATCCATGGAAGATCCGACGGAAGACCTGTGCAGTGAACCCTGCTCCTACGGAAAAGATATCCGGTATGTAGCTTCACAGATGCTCCCGGATGAAACACGGATGCGCATGGCAGAGCTGTTCAAGGCCATGGGAGATCCCGGCCGGGTGCGTATTCTCGAAGCACTTCGTTTGTCTGAATTCTGTGTGATGCATCTTGCAGAGCTTCTGGATATGAGTTCTTCCGCAGTTTCCCACCAGTTGAGGGTTCTGCGTGCGGCACGCATTGTAAAATTTCGTAAGGAGGGGAAAAATGTGGTCTACAGCCTTGATGATGCCCACATTGCCGTATTATTGGATCAGGCGGAAAAACATGTGAAGGAGGCCTTGTAAATTTTCTACACTTTTCTTTCTTCCCGTCTGGTGTCATGGGGAGAAACTATATCTTTTTTACTTGAACATGTGAACAGATTGACATATGTTCATCTCTGGTGTCATTCAGAGGTGTCTATTATATATGGAGGAAGAAATGGATTGGATGGGAGAAGTTATAATGGCTAGCTGGAATGTTCTTGTGGCATCGGCTCCATACATGCTTCTGGGTTTTTTTGTTGCAGGCCTGCTCAAGGCCTTTTTGCCGGACAGCCTCGTGTCCCGCCATCTCGGAGGTCACTCCTTTGGCAGTATTTTTAAAGCTTCGGCACTGGGCGTTCCCATGCCCCTTTGCAGTTGCGGTGTACTGCCCACAGCCGCAGGGCTCCGGCAGCAGGGTGCGGGCAAGGGGCCTACGGCAGCTTTTCTGATCTCAACACCTGAGACCGGGGTGGATTCAATCGCTGTGACCTGGGCGCTTCTTGATCCTTTTATGGCAGTGATCCGGCCGATATCCGCCTTCTTTACAGCCATGGTCACGGGCGGTATTGTGCAGGTTCTGGACCGGAAGCAGATATTATCAGAAAAAAACGTGCAGGTAGGGCCAGTTCCTAGAGATTCTTTACCTGTAACCAGTCTTCAGCTCCTGCCCATGGCAGAACAGATGGCAGGTCCTGAAACATCCTGCCATGGGAGCTGCTGCTCTGGCTCAACCGGAAGCAGCCCTTCCTTTTTCCAGCGTTTTCAGGCAGGGATGGCCTTTGCTTTTGGGGATCTTTTCAAGGACATTGCCCTGTGGTTCATGGTGGGGGTGCTCATTGCAGGTGCCATTGCCGTTTTCATCAC
This sequence is a window from Desulfobotulus mexicanus. Protein-coding genes within it:
- a CDS encoding phospholipase A, whose amino-acid sequence is MQNLKHLFFSFLLIWTITFSATADILPHNTEELNTAIPSPANVLDQRRKQEMKTTSNPFSITPHKPNYLLPFTWNSSPNGIFAEPGTDVEKSEVHFQLSLKTYIFRNFWDERGNLAFAYTNRSWWQAYNKNASSPFRETNHEPEVLLSYTLNQQMGSIRLSQLVLSLNHQSNGQSGIKSRSWNRIILNSIWTIGDNFVVAIRPWYRIPEDKKQYPDDPYGDDNPDIHHYLGYGDLRLAYKFGNDQNLSLLFRNNLRRNENKGAVQADWTFPLHEHLKLYLQFFNGYGESMLDYNTSVNRIGIGILLTDWL
- a CDS encoding response regulator, with translation MAQPSDILIVDDNTDNLRVLTAILKTKGYEARPVSSGPMALKAIAARPPALILMDIMMPEMDGFEVCRRIRSDSANEEIPLIFITALDALEDKLKAFSAGAVDYITKPFHEAEVLARIHTHLSLFHARKKLKKSAALNRQLFKAEGLVRMAGAIAHKFNNHLHSVLGNLELAAVYSKNNPKALESIESAMASVEKASHFSRMILTYTGKTQNNHTQMDLNKCCRRFLTEFKGSMPENIQMETVFLQQALPIMGDCYGIQQILSELFINACEAMDGNGTMHIRTAMKSGPDISGKNRFPLDLLPGKMNYACMEIQDTGKGISENNIENIFDPFFSTHIIGRGMGLAAVLGMIRAHKGFIRIESTPGQGSLFELYFPLQQRN
- a CDS encoding SO_0444 family Cu/Zn efflux transporter, which gives rise to MDWMGEVIMASWNVLVASAPYMLLGFFVAGLLKAFLPDSLVSRHLGGHSFGSIFKASALGVPMPLCSCGVLPTAAGLRQQGAGKGPTAAFLISTPETGVDSIAVTWALLDPFMAVIRPISAFFTAMVTGGIVQVLDRKQILSEKNVQVGPVPRDSLPVTSLQLLPMAEQMAGPETSCHGSCCSGSTGSSPSFFQRFQAGMAFAFGDLFKDIALWFMVGVLIAGAIAVFITPEMITFWLGSPLVAMLVMVAIAVPLYVCATASTPIAAALVLKGLNPGAALVFLLAGPAVNAASLTVISRILGKGMTVVYVSGIIVCALAMGFATDWFYGFMGGLERWQTGTAGEEGSLISIVSALILLGLFAWKGTEALWQRWHGNEECVCGHCH
- a CDS encoding ABC transporter substrate-binding protein — protein: MIRITTFIILTFIVFSFAFFLKSPEQEDLPPLLLTHDKGTLPKFHRAFESQAKKAEKATGIRFTAVSSHTTDLFISRTVANLPTREAPALFSWWHGDRVRDLVEKNLVTDLSELWERHAEYYPPSIRQSYTHENKVYGFPYSIEYWPIWYNKKIFERLDLEIPETWEDFIKICETLKKNGITPILSSLQHSWYATIWFSQLLMGEDPDYYLQFCRNCFKDQKVRKAMTIWQDMIKKEYFTSTSTRMFTNGGHLWKEEAFGMVLCGSWYPSAILMAQGVAEENIGVFILPSHNPDARVSLMMETGAIFVAANNPQRDKATIIADWWMGPEGSLEFSKALNTFSANSHVDTSHLPEFRQKFLKQLDNQKPMVLPRFWETAPGEILQPVTDILARFMMNPDNLEETLEQLHLLQKQAPGE
- a CDS encoding ArsR/SmtB family transcription factor; the encoded protein is MEDPTEDLCSEPCSYGKDIRYVASQMLPDETRMRMAELFKAMGDPGRVRILEALRLSEFCVMHLAELLDMSSSAVSHQLRVLRAARIVKFRKEGKNVVYSLDDAHIAVLLDQAEKHVKEAL
- a CDS encoding sensor histidine kinase — its product is MKLKTRLFLILGIVISGFMGISGFSSYFLFKTQHLKKAEAVCTQAMTALMDLRGLTTELLVTETLDISYTAWQEAGQILDSRLKDLHYSTHLRSLLKTEALRATPESLMAFWQSTRQWLDRADHDLGVLLTRKEYSRDGLIYQVLDSKDYGVLEAKKSVDAAALFLAAEFETKLSDLISMVEVEIRTQTRNTMKNIILLSFSISLVACIILTLFLSQLNRYLKIWKDAMFEVGRGNFPAEIPVTGKDELNEISMAINETSADLKAMHETLKQKLEELSEAKDEAESASKAKGLFLASMSHEFRTPLNAIIGFSRLALRQTRSVNEHQQLASILRNGEHLLNLINQVLTTVGLETGRVQLSEGKTDLDCLISDMETMFLPKAREKGLKLEACRSPALPRYIIMDRLRLSQVLINLLDNAIKSTRSGHVSLSIKPDRKYPHHILFCVEDTGCGITEEEIPSLFKPFNRLKDIERNAGGAGLGLSICHNLIGLMQGEFEVHSEKEKGSTFSFHLPLIPCHVEAHTPEASPLRSQTDPLPAKILQDNTIQPRIPETLLHTLESAIEKAEFDHIQHLIFHLEQHDRNFGRELENMAENFDYERMLFLLKSRMSS